A window from Dendrosporobacter quercicolus encodes these proteins:
- a CDS encoding FAD-dependent oxidoreductase produces MFNHLFSAGRIGSMKTKNRIVMTAMGNHLANADGSVSERDIAFYRARAQGGVGLIITECALIDGARGKGNNHQISVAEDRFIPGLQQLAQEIHRYDGKVVVQIYHPGRQGISAVNGNLPMLAPSEVECQAVHQPTIAMTTAEVAAMAEQFVKAAVRVKAAGIDGVEVHGAHGYLINQFLSPYTNKRDDKYGGSFENRLRFLEEIVLGIRQHCGRDYPLLVRLSVDEFLGNANGCELGLQLADGVKIARRLEKLGVDAIDVSSGIYETMNMAWEPSSFKQGWKSYLAEAIKKAVNIPVIGVAVIRDPEYADKMIVEGKLDFAGSARQHYADPEWSNKAKAGKVGELRKCISCLHCMETLMAADLTSIPCQCGINIQSGRELEYSDFKQDGNGRIVAIIGAGPAGLEAARVLAIRKYKPIIFEKTGKAGGQLELANKPPKKDKINWLIGYLTGQVQQLGVEIRFNTAPTLSDLQALKPYAIFIAQGSEPFRPETVPGITGQEVVGAAEILSGKITVTGKKVAIIGSGMTGLETAHLLAENENEVSIFEMAATIGPGLYFQNLIDVMSHLGNLNVKLHPKHKLLQIDNGRALFEIMTNGEKKEYKFDAIVISLGTKPNAALVKEIKENFEQVYILGDALKAGRIRDAMETGFVSAYNL; encoded by the coding sequence ATGTTCAACCATTTATTTTCCGCAGGCAGAATAGGCAGCATGAAGACTAAAAATCGCATTGTCATGACCGCCATGGGCAACCACTTAGCAAATGCAGACGGCAGCGTATCAGAACGGGATATTGCTTTTTACCGGGCCCGGGCCCAAGGGGGTGTGGGGCTAATAATTACCGAATGCGCTCTTATTGATGGCGCAAGAGGCAAAGGAAACAATCATCAAATATCGGTGGCGGAGGACCGATTTATACCCGGCTTGCAGCAACTGGCCCAGGAGATTCATCGGTATGACGGCAAGGTTGTTGTCCAAATCTATCATCCCGGCCGGCAAGGCATCAGTGCCGTAAACGGAAATCTACCGATGCTGGCTCCCAGTGAAGTAGAATGCCAGGCGGTGCACCAGCCGACGATAGCCATGACGACGGCGGAAGTAGCGGCTATGGCAGAGCAGTTTGTCAAAGCCGCAGTCAGAGTAAAAGCAGCCGGGATAGATGGGGTCGAGGTACATGGCGCCCATGGGTACCTGATTAATCAGTTTTTAAGCCCTTATACCAATAAGCGGGATGATAAATATGGGGGTAGCTTTGAAAACCGGCTGCGATTCCTGGAAGAGATCGTGCTGGGAATCCGGCAGCACTGTGGCCGGGATTATCCGCTACTGGTCCGGTTGTCAGTGGATGAATTTTTAGGAAATGCGAATGGCTGTGAGCTAGGCTTACAATTGGCTGATGGCGTAAAAATAGCCCGGCGCCTGGAAAAATTGGGCGTGGATGCAATTGATGTCAGCTCCGGGATATATGAAACCATGAATATGGCCTGGGAGCCTTCATCCTTTAAACAGGGATGGAAAAGTTATCTGGCGGAAGCAATCAAGAAAGCAGTAAATATTCCGGTTATAGGCGTGGCGGTGATTAGAGATCCTGAATACGCCGATAAGATGATTGTCGAGGGAAAGCTTGATTTTGCCGGCTCGGCCAGACAGCATTATGCCGATCCCGAATGGTCCAACAAGGCCAAAGCAGGAAAAGTAGGTGAACTGAGAAAATGTATATCCTGTCTTCACTGTATGGAAACGCTCATGGCTGCGGACCTGACCTCCATACCCTGCCAATGCGGCATTAATATCCAAAGCGGCAGAGAATTAGAGTACAGTGATTTTAAACAGGACGGCAATGGACGGATTGTGGCGATCATCGGGGCCGGGCCTGCAGGTCTGGAAGCTGCCCGGGTTTTGGCTATACGCAAATATAAACCCATTATATTTGAAAAAACCGGTAAAGCAGGTGGGCAGCTGGAGCTTGCCAATAAACCGCCCAAAAAAGATAAGATCAACTGGCTTATCGGTTATTTAACAGGGCAGGTACAGCAATTAGGTGTGGAAATTCGGTTTAATACGGCGCCCACGCTGTCTGACCTGCAAGCGCTAAAGCCATATGCAATCTTCATTGCTCAGGGCTCTGAGCCCTTTCGGCCTGAAACCGTTCCCGGCATCACTGGCCAGGAAGTGGTGGGTGCTGCGGAAATACTGAGCGGAAAAATAACAGTAACAGGCAAAAAAGTGGCGATTATCGGTTCTGGCATGACCGGCCTGGAAACAGCGCATCTGCTGGCTGAAAATGAAAATGAGGTCAGTATCTTTGAGATGGCCGCTACGATCGGGCCGGGATTGTATTTTCAGAATCTCATTGACGTAATGAGCCATCTCGGGAATTTAAACGTAAAGCTGCATCCCAAGCATAAACTTTTGCAAATAGATAATGGCAGGGCGCTTTTTGAAATCATGACAAATGGCGAAAAGAAAGAATATAAATTTGATGCCATTGTAATTAGCCTGGGAACAAAACCAAATGCAGCATTAGTCAAAGAAATTAAAGAAAACTTCGAGCAGGTCTATATCCTGGGAGACGCTTTAAAGGCAGGCAGAATTCGGGATGCAATGGAGACCGGTTTTGTAAGCGCCTATAATTTGTAA
- a CDS encoding iron-containing alcohol dehydrogenase — MGRYVQTCPIIYGAGTVSLLGEEVKKLGCSKVLLVSDNIVAGLQIYEKCKNSLLKAGLDFVEFTEIIPDPPDYIINRGGELARTEKIDGIIAIGGGSPMDAAKGMNVLINNPGTVNQYFGNPFYVPGVPVVMVVTTAGTGSESTSVGVITDTENNVKNSVICNAALGILDPEATVTAPPELTAYTGLDTLAHAAEAITAKIPNPKSELLASEAIKKVVANLQLAIVDGQNIAARGELLLASNFAGLAFNDALVHLGHAIAHAVGAKFHITHGIVCALALPEVMKYAADINRWKVKIVGDAMGIRFSGQESSQEVGELVAQGIREFAKQFNIKSFAALGIAREELLAVTPLVFNDACYNFVPKELTNAEVKGILGNIYDNYK, encoded by the coding sequence ATGGGAAGATATGTACAAACATGCCCGATCATTTATGGGGCCGGAACAGTCAGCTTGCTGGGGGAAGAAGTAAAGAAGCTGGGATGTTCAAAAGTCTTGCTGGTTTCTGACAACATTGTTGCCGGACTGCAAATTTATGAAAAATGCAAAAACAGCTTGCTGAAGGCCGGTCTGGACTTTGTGGAGTTTACTGAAATAATTCCTGATCCTCCAGATTATATTATAAACCGGGGCGGCGAGCTAGCCAGAACTGAAAAAATTGACGGTATAATAGCTATAGGCGGCGGCAGCCCCATGGATGCCGCCAAAGGAATGAATGTTTTAATCAATAACCCGGGTACTGTTAATCAATATTTTGGCAATCCTTTTTATGTTCCGGGCGTGCCTGTGGTGATGGTGGTGACCACTGCGGGGACCGGCAGTGAAAGCACTTCTGTAGGTGTAATAACAGATACCGAAAATAATGTTAAAAATTCGGTAATTTGCAATGCTGCGTTAGGCATACTGGATCCGGAAGCGACAGTCACCGCACCGCCGGAACTGACAGCCTATACCGGCCTGGATACCTTGGCCCACGCTGCCGAGGCCATTACCGCCAAAATACCCAATCCAAAATCGGAATTGCTGGCGTCAGAGGCTATAAAAAAAGTCGTTGCCAATCTTCAACTGGCTATTGTCGACGGACAAAATATAGCAGCCCGCGGCGAGCTGTTGCTGGCAAGCAATTTCGCCGGCCTAGCCTTCAATGACGCCTTAGTGCATTTAGGACACGCCATCGCCCATGCGGTGGGAGCTAAATTCCATATAACCCATGGTATTGTCTGTGCTTTGGCCCTGCCGGAAGTGATGAAATATGCTGCTGATATCAACAGATGGAAAGTCAAAATTGTCGGGGACGCCATGGGGATTCGGTTTAGCGGCCAAGAAAGCTCTCAGGAAGTGGGCGAACTGGTGGCTCAGGGGATACGGGAGTTTGCTAAACAGTTCAATATTAAATCCTTTGCAGCTTTAGGCATAGCCAGAGAAGAGCTGCTGGCGGTAACACCGCTAGTTTTTAACGATGCCTGCTACAATTTTGTACCTAAAGAATTGACCAATGCCGAGGTCAAAGGCATACTGGGGAATATCTACGACAATTATAAATAG
- a CDS encoding LysR family transcriptional regulator → MDIVTLKYFVKVCENKSFTKSSRELFITQQALSRIIGNLEKEIASPLFNRSHIGVSLTEMGQYLYPRAKAMIEVFEEFQEETYIEAKKQKQSIKMGFSPGTLQILGAKELLEFTDKHDDINLKISEYSDVSCEANVLNETLDTAFTINPHNAVDFHYYSLIKDHFVAVVNKSNPIAQKESISFEDLREESLILLDDTFRMQLVVAEHFKKAGIRPRVYSRCNHDLNTAYDFVALNKGIFIFVNSLAKIDAYDELVRIPISVPTAFWDLGFIIKKDKKISQPLKKFMSYFFRKPHL, encoded by the coding sequence ATGGATATAGTCACTTTAAAATACTTTGTGAAAGTATGTGAAAATAAAAGTTTTACTAAATCCTCCCGGGAATTATTTATAACCCAGCAGGCTTTAAGCAGAATTATTGGCAATCTGGAAAAGGAGATTGCCTCGCCCCTCTTTAATCGAAGCCATATCGGCGTCAGTCTCACGGAAATGGGGCAATATCTTTACCCGAGAGCCAAAGCAATGATCGAGGTCTTTGAAGAATTCCAGGAGGAAACTTATATTGAGGCAAAAAAGCAGAAACAGAGCATAAAAATGGGATTTTCTCCCGGTACCTTGCAGATTTTGGGGGCCAAGGAATTACTAGAGTTTACTGATAAACATGATGATATCAATCTTAAAATTTCCGAATATTCCGATGTTTCTTGTGAAGCGAACGTGCTGAATGAAACGCTGGATACCGCCTTCACCATTAATCCGCATAATGCAGTTGATTTTCATTATTATTCATTGATAAAGGATCATTTTGTGGCTGTAGTTAATAAAAGTAATCCTATTGCCCAAAAAGAGAGCATCTCTTTTGAAGACCTCAGGGAGGAAAGTTTAATCCTTTTGGACGATACTTTTCGTATGCAGCTTGTAGTTGCAGAACACTTTAAGAAAGCCGGAATTAGGCCCCGGGTGTATAGCCGGTGCAATCATGATTTAAACACGGCCTATGATTTTGTGGCCTTAAATAAAGGGATTTTTATTTTTGTAAACAGCTTGGCAAAAATAGATGCTTATGATGAGCTTGTCCGCATTCCTATCAGCGTACCTACGGCCTTTTGGGATTTAGGCTTTATTATAAAAAAAGATAAGAAAATAAGCCAACCGTTAAAAAAGTTTATGAGCTATTTTTTTAGGAAGCCCCATTTATGA
- a CDS encoding Zn-ribbon-containing protein — protein MFVAEITFIQQEEIENSDQIPAALEFLLGALRMNGQILGREYPIANRANEYRSYVLIPELVALNAERANSYVLDAIKQLKKLGIEYSWEIIGSEPECIPQCSCTQQTSFILYTTYLALEAPLRCGDCFGIVPLYRIPATKNDEYSDILSWESDYKACDTLQMNCSTGEKFGIAQLSKHDSSLSQRGIAICKQITAATGIPTYYYLLRVSGRSKRSELKIKCPSCNDEWLLREPLHRLFDFQCDNCRLLSNIAWSIRSK, from the coding sequence ATGTTTGTTGCAGAAATTACATTTATTCAGCAAGAAGAAATAGAAAATAGCGATCAAATTCCAGCGGCATTAGAATTTCTATTAGGTGCTTTGCGCATGAATGGTCAGATATTGGGACGAGAATATCCTATTGCCAATCGGGCAAATGAATATCGTTCCTATGTATTAATACCTGAACTAGTCGCATTAAATGCAGAAAGAGCAAACTCTTATGTATTAGATGCTATAAAGCAACTAAAAAAGTTGGGTATTGAATATTCATGGGAAATAATTGGTAGCGAACCGGAATGTATACCTCAATGTAGCTGTACGCAACAAACATCATTCATTCTTTATACAACTTATCTTGCACTTGAGGCGCCGTTACGCTGTGGAGATTGCTTTGGGATAGTTCCGTTGTATAGAATACCAGCAACAAAGAATGATGAGTATTCTGATATTCTTAGCTGGGAGAGTGACTATAAAGCATGTGATACTTTGCAAATGAATTGTTCAACCGGAGAAAAGTTTGGGATAGCTCAGCTATCAAAGCATGATAGTAGTCTGTCGCAAAGAGGTATTGCCATTTGCAAACAAATTACTGCAGCAACTGGAATACCAACCTATTATTATTTACTTAGAGTTTCAGGACGAAGTAAACGGTCGGAATTGAAAATTAAGTGCCCCTCTTGTAACGACGAATGGCTGCTTCGAGAACCTCTTCATAGATTATTTGATTTCCAATGTGACAATTGTCGGCTATTATCTAATATTGCCTGGTCAATTCGCTCAAAATAA
- a CDS encoding low molecular weight protein tyrosine phosphatase family protein yields the protein MEDATIKLLFICSKNKWRSLTAEKIFHGINGYEVRSAGTEDKARVKITRGHIGWADLIFVMEKKHVRRLQERFGDVLFRKKMICLNIPDDYQFMDSELVDILVSRVSEYVELPAMNSN from the coding sequence ATGGAGGATGCGACTATTAAACTATTATTTATATGCAGTAAAAATAAGTGGCGTAGTCTGACTGCGGAAAAAATATTCCACGGTATCAATGGATATGAAGTTAGGTCAGCAGGGACAGAAGATAAGGCTCGTGTAAAAATAACAAGAGGACATATCGGTTGGGCGGATTTAATTTTTGTAATGGAGAAGAAGCATGTAAGACGCTTACAAGAGCGTTTTGGTGATGTGCTTTTCCGCAAGAAGATGATCTGTCTTAACATTCCTGATGATTATCAATTTATGGATAGCGAACTGGTTGATATTCTTGTATCCAGGGTATCCGAATATGTGGAGTTGCCGGCGATGAATAGTAATTAA
- a CDS encoding methyl-accepting chemotaxis protein, with protein MNLKKKLALALVVASALPLVLFTAISLNSSMDEAKTNAMGENAKRAELVQEKIHNLLDKNMHGVKALAANPLVRSYPGQDAGQIKALVVDTKKVYTDLDPMIVTASTGTQVARSDKLPITSVADRRFFNLAMKGQAEVVSEVLVSKDNGHLISVLAAPVTDINTGGIIGVAQGNIELAVLNEFVRDLSKDDVVVYIVDTEGKLLAHPTKNLEKPEERVDLTKHEFINQGLSGGKGSEEVMIDGQKMLVSYIRNDQSGWVVCTEIPYRAAVAKSIENALFSSVLGLALILITGGVAFVLANIATRPILALVSAANNVADGNLNIEKIDIKTTDELGLLGRAFNSMVDNLTQLIRRMKENAELVAASSEQLNASSEQSAQAANQVASSITEVAQAAEKQRLLVEHATVVVDQMSQNIGVVAANANIVSEQSMQTAATAKDGGAAIDNAVKHMSELEITVNESALVVTKLGERSKEIGQIVNTISGIAGQTNLLALNAAIEAARAGEQGRGFAVVAEEVRKLAEQSQVAAKQIEALIGDIQGETDRAVQAMDDGTSKVKIGTSVVNEAGAAFRQIVEMIATLSEQVKEISAAIQSTDSGIQQIVSVVQDNAAITGNVTGEAQTVSAATEEQSASMQEIASSSQNLAKMALELQNAISKFRT; from the coding sequence ATGAATTTAAAGAAAAAGCTGGCGCTGGCTTTAGTTGTAGCCAGTGCTTTGCCCCTTGTTCTGTTTACTGCCATCAGCTTAAACAGCTCAATGGATGAGGCGAAAACAAATGCGATGGGGGAAAACGCGAAACGGGCTGAACTGGTTCAGGAAAAAATCCACAACTTGCTTGATAAGAATATGCATGGCGTAAAAGCCCTGGCGGCAAATCCGCTGGTCCGCTCTTATCCCGGTCAGGATGCTGGCCAAATCAAGGCCCTGGTGGTCGATACCAAGAAAGTTTATACCGATCTTGATCCGATGATTGTTACCGCCTCGACGGGAACACAGGTAGCCAGAAGCGACAAATTGCCCATTACGAGCGTGGCCGACCGCAGGTTTTTTAACCTGGCGATGAAGGGACAGGCCGAGGTTGTATCCGAGGTTCTGGTCAGCAAGGACAACGGCCATTTAATATCGGTGCTGGCCGCCCCGGTTACCGACATAAACACCGGCGGTATTATCGGCGTTGCTCAGGGGAATATCGAGCTGGCGGTATTAAATGAGTTCGTCCGGGATTTATCAAAAGATGACGTGGTTGTTTATATTGTGGATACGGAAGGAAAGCTGCTGGCCCATCCCACAAAAAATCTTGAGAAACCTGAAGAACGGGTGGATTTAACAAAACATGAATTTATAAACCAAGGGCTGTCCGGCGGCAAGGGCTCGGAAGAGGTAATGATTGACGGACAGAAGATGCTGGTCAGTTATATTCGCAACGATCAATCCGGCTGGGTGGTTTGTACGGAGATTCCCTATCGCGCAGCGGTTGCAAAAAGTATCGAAAATGCCTTATTTTCTTCCGTCCTTGGTCTGGCGCTCATTCTAATCACCGGCGGCGTTGCCTTTGTGCTGGCCAATATTGCAACCAGGCCGATTCTGGCGCTGGTTAGTGCAGCCAATAATGTTGCCGACGGCAATTTAAACATTGAGAAAATTGACATAAAAACAACAGATGAATTGGGGCTGCTGGGCCGGGCCTTTAACAGCATGGTTGACAATTTAACGCAGTTAATCCGCCGCATGAAAGAAAATGCTGAATTGGTGGCGGCTTCATCAGAGCAGTTGAATGCCAGTTCGGAACAGTCAGCTCAGGCCGCCAACCAGGTTGCTTCATCGATTACCGAGGTAGCGCAAGCGGCGGAAAAACAACGGTTGCTGGTCGAACACGCTACGGTAGTTGTCGATCAAATGTCCCAAAATATTGGGGTAGTGGCCGCCAATGCCAATATTGTCTCTGAGCAGTCAATGCAGACTGCGGCAACTGCCAAGGACGGCGGCGCGGCAATTGATAATGCCGTCAAGCATATGTCGGAGCTGGAAATAACGGTAAATGAGTCGGCGTTGGTAGTAACGAAGTTAGGGGAAAGATCGAAAGAAATCGGCCAAATTGTAAATACCATATCGGGTATTGCCGGGCAAACCAATCTGTTGGCTTTGAATGCGGCCATAGAGGCGGCCCGGGCAGGCGAGCAAGGCCGGGGCTTTGCCGTAGTGGCTGAAGAAGTGCGTAAACTGGCTGAGCAATCCCAGGTAGCGGCAAAACAGATTGAAGCGTTGATTGGCGATATTCAGGGAGAGACGGACAGAGCGGTTCAGGCTATGGATGACGGCACCAGTAAAGTTAAAATTGGCACAAGTGTGGTCAATGAAGCCGGTGCTGCATTCCGGCAAATTGTTGAAATGATTGCTACCTTGTCCGAGCAGGTGAAGGAAATTTCGGCAGCCATTCAGAGTACCGACAGCGGTATTCAGCAAATTGTTTCGGTAGTGCAGGATAATGCGGCAATTACCGGCAATGTAACCGGCGAAGCACAGACGGTATCGGCGGCAACTGAAGAACAATCTGCCTCCATGCAGGAGATTGCCTCCTCCAGTCAAAATCTTGCCAAGATGGCTTTGGAATTGCAAAACGCGATTAGTAAATTTCGCACTTGA
- a CDS encoding MarR family winged helix-turn-helix transcriptional regulator, translating into MNELIKWISIADRFNKMYLNKQFGRLGINSSQHMYILCICENEGITQDKLQAISYINKSNVTRALGQLEKAGFITKGPNKKDKRTIRLYPTEKAKYIYREIIRIEDEWTAFLTKEFSDPERKLLVSLIKKVGETAVEQRSGDEDE; encoded by the coding sequence ATGAACGAATTAATTAAGTGGATTTCTATTGCCGACAGATTCAATAAAATGTATTTGAATAAACAATTCGGCCGGCTGGGCATTAATAGCAGCCAGCATATGTATATTCTGTGCATTTGTGAAAACGAAGGAATTACCCAGGACAAGCTGCAGGCGATTAGTTATATTAATAAAAGCAATGTTACGAGAGCTTTGGGTCAGTTGGAAAAAGCCGGTTTTATCACTAAAGGGCCTAACAAAAAAGATAAGCGCACAATCCGTTTGTATCCTACTGAAAAAGCCAAATATATTTATCGGGAAATTATCCGGATTGAGGATGAGTGGACGGCTTTTTTAACCAAGGAATTTTCAGACCCGGAGAGAAAGCTGCTGGTAAGCCTGATTAAAAAAGTCGGTGAAACCGCGGTGGAGCAAAGAAGCGGTGATGAAGATGAGTAA
- a CDS encoding MFS transporter yields MKMSNRKMMEYEVEFVQKQALWTQAFLGISLSSFFQYMTHYAMIVALPVFVIENLHGNDWQAGLSMTFFQVGAVICRPLAGTWIDAFDKQKIMRISLGVFLLVSLMYLLADGLYFLLLVRLLHGAVFAIGTTAAATLAALTLPEQRKGEGIGYFAMFANLAMVLGPFLSLAIISYYSSGLLFAGCAVLALLAFWFGSRRLNNLPERENPQQTNRKLTWDNFIEPRALPMALLGGLLFFAYTGVLVFIPLYTKLLDLTAYTSVFFAVFALFIVVSRPLVGKLFDHFGANTVVYPGLLLFMLGLIGLSQVQGVAGFLTAGGILGIGFGALGPVFQTLAIQVSPRHRAGVATATFFFALDISVGIGSFVLSMVVEYSGYRGMYLFAAAVVGLTIAVYHVLAQKLFRTKGKPGA; encoded by the coding sequence ATGAAGATGAGTAACCGCAAAATGATGGAATACGAGGTGGAATTTGTACAGAAACAAGCCTTGTGGACACAGGCCTTCTTAGGAATAAGTTTAAGCAGCTTTTTTCAGTATATGACCCATTATGCCATGATTGTCGCCCTGCCGGTTTTTGTTATTGAGAATCTCCACGGCAATGACTGGCAGGCAGGTTTGTCAATGACCTTTTTTCAGGTTGGCGCCGTAATTTGCCGCCCGTTGGCCGGCACGTGGATTGATGCATTTGATAAACAGAAAATAATGCGGATATCGCTGGGCGTTTTTTTGCTGGTCAGTCTGATGTACTTATTGGCGGACGGACTGTATTTTCTACTGCTGGTACGATTGCTCCACGGGGCCGTATTCGCAATAGGAACCACTGCGGCGGCAACGCTGGCGGCGCTGACTCTGCCGGAGCAGCGCAAAGGCGAGGGAATTGGATACTTTGCCATGTTTGCCAATCTGGCGATGGTGCTTGGTCCGTTCTTAAGCCTGGCGATTATTTCCTATTATTCATCCGGCCTGTTATTCGCCGGCTGCGCTGTTTTGGCTCTCCTGGCTTTCTGGTTCGGCAGCCGCCGTTTAAATAATCTTCCCGAAAGGGAAAATCCGCAGCAAACGAACCGGAAGCTGACCTGGGACAATTTTATCGAACCTCGCGCCTTACCCATGGCGTTATTGGGCGGTTTATTGTTTTTTGCTTATACAGGGGTGCTGGTTTTTATTCCTTTATATACTAAATTACTTGATTTAACGGCATATACCAGTGTGTTTTTTGCTGTGTTTGCTTTGTTTATTGTAGTAAGCCGTCCGCTTGTGGGGAAGCTGTTTGATCATTTTGGGGCCAATACTGTTGTTTATCCCGGACTGTTGCTGTTTATGCTTGGATTAATCGGTTTAAGCCAGGTTCAGGGAGTTGCCGGCTTTTTAACGGCCGGAGGCATTCTCGGTATTGGTTTTGGGGCACTGGGTCCTGTTTTTCAGACTTTGGCAATTCAAGTGTCTCCCCGTCACCGGGCGGGCGTGGCCACGGCTACTTTCTTTTTCGCTTTGGATATCAGCGTGGGTATCGGCTCTTTTGTTCTTAGCATGGTGGTTGAATACAGCGGATATCGCGGCATGTATTTGTTTGCCGCGGCGGTGGTCGGGCTGACTATTGCCGTTTATCATGTTTTGGCCCAAAAGCTGTTCAGGACGAAGGGGAAACCGGGAGCCTGA
- a CDS encoding ABC transporter substrate-binding protein has translation MVRIGKSMKKWGAAALAVLFTAAAAGCGGSTAPSGSSGGGAAKIGVISYLSGGGAAYGAAIRQGLELARDEINAKGKVKIELIIEDSKGEKNEAINAANKLIHKDNVVAIVGPTLSGEMFAVGPIASQAGVSIMGTSTTAEGITEIGNTVFRNSLPESLAIPPAVRKAQEKFGLKRVAVMYSNNNDFAVSGYKTFVKAIQEGGMEIVTTETFADKDTDFSAQLTKIASLKPDAVMVAGLYQEAALILKKAREIGLNVPVVGNNGFNSPQLIKAAGSAAEGAIVASPWYPGKDDAIVKNFIAAYKAKYHQEPDQFAAQAYDALFIIADALEKAGAGTDAGKVRDSLAAVKDFHGVTGRFAFDESRNPAMDVTVLLVKDGVFTELK, from the coding sequence ATGGTTAGAATTGGTAAATCAATGAAGAAATGGGGAGCCGCAGCGCTGGCAGTGCTGTTTACTGCTGCAGCCGCCGGCTGCGGCGGTTCAACGGCGCCCAGCGGCTCATCAGGCGGCGGGGCGGCTAAAATCGGGGTGATTTCCTATCTGAGCGGCGGCGGCGCTGCTTATGGGGCAGCTATCCGCCAGGGGCTGGAACTGGCGCGTGATGAAATCAACGCCAAGGGCAAAGTGAAAATCGAACTGATTATTGAAGATTCCAAAGGTGAGAAAAATGAAGCCATTAACGCCGCAAACAAACTGATTCATAAAGACAATGTTGTTGCCATTGTCGGGCCGACGCTGAGCGGTGAAATGTTTGCCGTGGGGCCGATCGCCAGCCAGGCGGGCGTATCCATTATGGGCACATCGACAACGGCTGAGGGAATTACTGAAATAGGCAATACCGTGTTTCGCAATTCATTGCCGGAATCGCTGGCTATCCCGCCGGCTGTAAGAAAAGCGCAGGAAAAGTTTGGCCTGAAAAGAGTGGCTGTAATGTACTCCAATAATAACGATTTTGCTGTTTCGGGCTACAAAACTTTTGTCAAAGCGATTCAGGAGGGCGGCATGGAGATTGTCACAACAGAAACCTTTGCCGATAAGGATACTGATTTTTCGGCCCAACTGACCAAAATCGCCTCGTTAAAGCCCGATGCCGTCATGGTAGCCGGTCTTTATCAGGAAGCCGCGCTTATTCTGAAAAAAGCCAGGGAGATTGGCCTGAATGTACCGGTTGTCGGGAACAACGGGTTTAATTCACCGCAGCTTATTAAAGCGGCCGGCAGTGCAGCCGAAGGAGCAATTGTAGCCAGTCCCTGGTATCCCGGCAAGGACGACGCCATCGTCAAAAATTTCATAGCCGCATACAAGGCCAAATATCATCAAGAGCCGGATCAATTTGCGGCCCAGGCTTATGATGCCCTCTTTATCATTGCCGACGCGCTGGAGAAAGCGGGCGCCGGTACGGATGCCGGAAAAGTCCGCGACAGTCTGGCCGCAGTAAAAGATTTTCATGGCGTTACCGGCAGGTTTGCTTTTGACGAAAGCCGCAATCCGGCCATGGATGTAACGGTACTGCTGGTTAAAGACGGCGTATTTACCGAATTAAAATAA